A genomic region of Dickeya solani IPO 2222 contains the following coding sequences:
- the chaA gene encoding sodium-potassium/proton antiporter ChaA gives MPTSSDAVKTRHHEYTLIFPLLALLALTLWGDARSLPAMVGINLLALVGILASAFSVVRHADVLAHRLGEPYGSLILSLSVVILEVSLISALMATGDAGPTLMRDTLYSIIMIVSGGLVGFALLLGGRKFATQYVNLGGIKQYLMAIFPLAILVLVFPAALPEGNFSVTQSIIIALISTMMYGVFLLIQTRTHQNLFVYEHEDESDDDNPHHGKPSAHSSAWHAIWLLVHLVAVIGVTKMDSPQLEGLLEAMNAPAQFTGFLVALLILSPEGLGAITAVLRNQVQRAMNLFFGSVLATISLTVPAVTLIATLTGRSLQFSLDLPHIVVMLSVLVLCHISFSTGRTNVLNGSAHLALFAAYLMTIML, from the coding sequence ATGCCAACATCCTCCGACGCGGTGAAAACCCGTCACCACGAATACACCCTGATTTTTCCGTTGCTGGCGCTGCTGGCCCTGACATTATGGGGCGATGCCCGCAGCCTGCCGGCCATGGTTGGCATCAACCTGCTGGCGCTGGTGGGGATCCTCGCCAGCGCATTCAGCGTGGTGCGCCACGCCGATGTGCTGGCGCATCGCCTGGGCGAACCCTATGGCTCGCTGATCCTCAGCCTGTCGGTCGTGATTCTGGAAGTCAGCCTGATTTCGGCGCTGATGGCCACCGGCGATGCCGGTCCGACGCTGATGCGCGATACCCTTTATTCTATCATTATGATCGTCAGCGGCGGTCTGGTCGGCTTCGCCCTGTTGCTGGGCGGCCGCAAATTCGCCACCCAGTACGTCAATCTGGGCGGCATCAAGCAGTATCTGATGGCAATCTTCCCGCTGGCGATACTGGTGCTGGTGTTTCCCGCCGCGTTGCCGGAAGGCAATTTCTCCGTGACGCAATCCATCATCATCGCGCTGATTTCCACCATGATGTACGGCGTATTCCTGCTGATTCAGACCCGCACGCATCAGAATCTGTTTGTCTACGAGCACGAAGATGAAAGCGATGATGACAACCCGCACCACGGCAAACCCTCGGCACACAGCTCCGCCTGGCATGCCATCTGGCTGTTGGTGCATTTGGTGGCGGTGATTGGCGTCACCAAAATGGATTCGCCGCAGTTGGAAGGGTTACTGGAGGCGATGAATGCGCCGGCCCAGTTTACCGGTTTCCTGGTAGCGCTGCTGATCCTGTCGCCGGAAGGGCTGGGCGCCATCACCGCCGTACTGCGCAATCAGGTACAACGCGCCATGAACCTGTTCTTCGGGTCGGTGCTGGCTACTATTTCGCTGACGGTACCCGCCGTGACGTTGATCGCCACCCTCACCGGCCGCTCCCTACAGTTTTCGCTCGATCTGCCGCACATTGTGGTGATGCTGTCGGTGCTGGTGCTGTGCCATATTTCCTTTTCCACCGGTCGCACCAACGTCCTCAACGGCAGCGCGCACCTGGCGCTATTCGCCGCTTACCTGATGACCATCATGCTGTAA